The Dendropsophus ebraccatus isolate aDenEbr1 chromosome 10, aDenEbr1.pat, whole genome shotgun sequence genome has a segment encoding these proteins:
- the LOC138766068 gene encoding cytochrome P450 2G1-like, whose amino-acid sequence MELSPGLLTPFLFALFLLFLLRKLFGKRGNLPPGPRPLPVLGNLLQLKSREIHKPILELSKKYGPVYTLYMGPKPAVVLCGFQAVKEALVDNGDKFSGRAEFPIVDLTSKGYGIAFSNGERWKELRRFSLSTLRNFGMGKRSIEERIQEEVQHLLDMFRETNGSLFSPAFFIRRSISNVICSVLFGRRYEYTDPKLQTLLDLVAENLRRVDNIWVQLYNFIPSILSYFPGPHHKLTENYQAQLDYAEAIVREHEATLDPNAPRDYIDAFLIKMQQESKNPDSEFNLPNLLSSALDIFFAGQESTSSTLGYGLLILMKYPNIKKKLQAEIENVIGRTRRPSMEDRAKMPYTEAVIHEIMRFVDFLPLGAPRAVTEDTIFRGYTLHKGTVVIPVLHSVLYDPTVFKRPSEFDPEHFLDQNGLFKKCEGFMAFAAGKRACPGEGLARMELFLYLTSILQKFDICSDIPPEDIDLAPEYSGFGKMTPTFQMRFTTMADTE is encoded by the exons ATGGAGCTATCTCCCGGGCTCCTGACTCCTTTTCTTTTTGCTCTATTCCTGCTTTTCCTGCTTAGAAAGTTATTTGGGAAAAGAGGAAACCTTCCCCCAGGTCCTAGACCGCTGCCTGTCTTAGGAAACTTACTACAGCTTAAGAGTCGAGAGATACACAAACCAATACTGGAG CTTAGTAAGAAGTATGGACCTGTCTACACCCTGTATATGGGCCCAAAGCCTGCTGTGGTGCTTTGTGGGTTCCAAGCCGTGAAGGAAGCCCTTGTGGACAATGGTGACAAGTTTAGTGGACGAGCAGAGTTCCCAATAGTGGATCTAACCAGCAAGGGATACG GTATTGCCTTTAGTAATGGAGAACGCTGGAAAGAACTGAGGAGGTTCTCACTGAGCACGCTACGTAATTTTGGAATGGGTAAACGAAGCATTGAGGAGCGGATTCAAGAAGAGGTTCAGCATCTGCTGGACATGTTTCGAGAGACAAATG GTTCCCTCTTCAGTCCAGCGTTCTTCATCCGCCGCTCCATCTCTAATGTCATCTGTTCCGTCCTATTTGGAAGAAGATATGAATACACAGATCCAAAGCTACAGACACTGCTGGACCTTGTAGCTGAGAATCTCAGAAGGGTGGACAACATCTGGGTTCAG TTGTACAATTTCATACCGTCGATTCTAAGCTATTTCCCGGGGCCTCATCATAAGCTGACGGAGAACTACCAAGCACAGTTGGACTATGCAGAAGCTATAGTACGGGAGCACGAGGCTACACTGGACCCCAATGCCCCCCGAGATTATATTGATGCTTTCCTCATAAAGATGCAACAG GAAAGCAAAAACCCAGATTCAGAATTCAATTTGCCCAATTTACTTTCCTCAGCGCTGGATATATTTTTTGCAGGACAGGAATCTACCAGCAGTACTCTGGGATATGGGCTTCTAATCCTAATGAAGTATCCAAATATCAAAA AAAAGCTCCAAGCTGAGATAGAGAACGTGATTGGGAGAACGCGAAGGCCTTCTATGGAGGACCGTGCCAAAATGCCCTACACTGAAGCTGTTATCCATGAAATAATGAGATTCGTTGACTTCTTACCTCTTGGTGCCCCCCGTGCTGTGACAGAGGACACAATTTTTAGAGGTTATACTCTACACAAG GGTACTGTCGTTATTCCTGTTTTACATTCGGTACTCTATGACCCAACTGTGTTCAAAAGACCAAGTGAATTTGATCCAGAACATTTCCTAGACCAAAATGGGTTGTTCAAGAAATGTGAGGGCTTTATGGCCTTCGCAGCAG GTAAGAGAGCTTGTCCCGGGGAAGGCTTGGCACGTATGGAGCTGTTTCTGTATTTGACGTCCATCCTTCAGAAATTTGACATATGCTCTGACATACCTCCAGAAGACATAGACCTCGCCCCTGAGTATAGTGGTTTTGGAAAAATGACTCCAACGTTTCAAATGAGATTTACCACCATGGCAGATACTGAGTGA